A window from uncultured Desulfobacter sp. encodes these proteins:
- a CDS encoding transposase yields MHRKNIRRLITKQLKKSFPNWKTMTRASKKELTEQIMMEIVEQYDYSQSLDIPIEDLIGIEAQSPTAGIRSLPEMASYIENFHSDNLFNFDTLKKPYPEIVDQELQFIDQLIDDQLINSLIAPDGYSAAHRDIQPYQLFRMELLKIIKYPEISYRKFCSDEYFGKERKQNRRFIRLSLKAKKQVDHTELCHFRSDLKFNQLMNVLVYFLHHFYKSGCLENTVIHGVDSSELPSEVNYPLCAIEINGKKVRIYSDLDCDCGKRRNKRDKSHYVIGYRMHTLTAINPTNGHSFPLVSLVGAANHHDSLFLKPLIKLAQALGIDIKLITADQAYHDSDGSVLNETGVYVVAPASEQAKLPENVLQSPVRVTCNDSCEIPMDYLGTTLDGHEFRCGATPGECMFASSCPKSRIIGFDNGHFQPMPTFHNGSQSAIEIRKNCERPFNLMKKREGLEQTRVRSQHGVVVRSVLTTIVTLLIEMAGTRHKPQKKDNKQKELFASTG; encoded by the coding sequence ATGCATAGAAAAAATATCAGGCGGCTCATCACAAAGCAATTAAAAAAGAGTTTTCCGAACTGGAAAACGATGACAAGGGCGTCCAAAAAAGAACTGACAGAACAAATCATGATGGAGATTGTGGAGCAATACGATTATTCTCAATCTCTGGACATCCCCATCGAGGACCTCATAGGTATTGAAGCTCAATCCCCTACAGCAGGCATTCGTAGTCTTCCTGAAATGGCATCTTACATTGAGAATTTTCATTCCGATAACCTGTTTAATTTTGACACCCTGAAAAAGCCATACCCTGAAATTGTAGATCAGGAATTGCAGTTTATTGACCAACTCATAGATGACCAGCTTATCAATAGCTTGATCGCGCCCGATGGTTACTCCGCTGCACACAGGGATATTCAGCCCTACCAATTATTTCGGATGGAGCTGTTAAAAATTATCAAATATCCTGAAATCAGTTACAGGAAATTTTGCAGCGATGAATATTTTGGCAAAGAGCGAAAGCAAAACAGGCGTTTTATTCGGTTGTCGTTAAAGGCTAAAAAACAGGTAGATCATACTGAATTATGTCATTTCCGGAGCGACCTGAAATTTAATCAATTGATGAACGTCCTGGTATATTTCCTCCACCATTTTTATAAATCGGGTTGTCTTGAGAATACCGTTATTCATGGTGTTGATTCCAGTGAACTGCCGTCCGAAGTCAATTATCCCCTTTGCGCCATTGAAATCAACGGCAAAAAAGTACGAATTTATTCCGATCTGGACTGTGATTGTGGGAAACGCCGGAACAAAAGGGATAAGTCGCATTATGTCATTGGATACCGGATGCATACACTAACCGCTATTAATCCCACAAACGGCCATAGCTTTCCATTGGTATCCCTTGTGGGGGCAGCGAATCATCACGACAGCCTGTTTCTGAAACCATTGATCAAGCTTGCTCAAGCATTAGGCATTGATATTAAATTGATAACCGCAGACCAGGCTTACCACGATAGTGATGGTTCGGTTCTCAATGAAACAGGTGTCTATGTCGTGGCCCCTGCATCGGAGCAAGCGAAATTGCCCGAGAATGTATTGCAATCTCCGGTGAGAGTTACCTGCAATGATTCTTGTGAAATTCCAATGGATTATCTGGGTACAACACTGGATGGCCATGAATTTAGGTGTGGAGCAACGCCCGGCGAATGTATGTTTGCATCAAGTTGCCCTAAATCGAGAATAATTGGTTTTGATAACGGTCATTTCCAGCCAATGCCAACTTTTCATAACGGGTCGCAATCAGCAATCGAAATTCGAAAGAACTGCGAACGGCCTTTCAATTTGATGAAAAAAAGAGAAGGCCTTGAACAGACGAGAGTGAGAAGCCAGCATGGTGTAGTTGTCCGATCAGTATTGACGACAATTGTAACATTGTTGATTGAAATGGCTGGGACAAGACATAAACCGCAGAAAAAAGATAATAAACAAAAGGAGTTGTTTGCCTCAACAGGATAG
- a CDS encoding YwbE family protein, protein MTGGQNRTQIKIGQTVSIVLKKDQRTGVLTQGAVKNILTKSSFHPHGIKVRLENGLVGRVKVIHD, encoded by the coding sequence ATGACTGGCGGACAAAACAGAACGCAAATCAAAATCGGACAAACCGTATCCATTGTATTAAAAAAAGACCAAAGAACAGGCGTTCTGACCCAAGGCGCCGTAAAAAATATTTTAACAAAATCATCTTTTCATCCCCATGGTATAAAAGTCCGATTGGAAAATGGCCTTGTTGGCAGGGTTAAGGTCATTCACGATTAA